One Formosa sp. Hel3_A1_48 genomic window, AATAGAGTTATGCTTAGAAGATGCCGCAAGTTTTAAGCTGTCTATGGTGAACGTTAAACGCTCGATCTTTTTATCGCGTTCATCAATCTTATCAAGAGCAATATCATACAACTCTAATATTTTATCAGTGCTTCGGTTGCTATTCCCATTGATTATAAGCTTAAAATCTTTAAGATATTCATAGCCCTGAATTTCATTGAGTAAATCCGATTTTGTGGCATCATTGATATCGCCATTAAAATTCAAAGTAATAGTTTTTGACTTTGTATCTAGTTGTTCGCGTTGCAGCCACAAACTCGTATTATTTTCAATTTCTTTCTTTAAATAATTTTTATAATCAGATTTATATTGGGATTCTTTAATCACATCATAAAATGTCCATCCTGCTGGTAACATCATTGCAAAAGCAATTAAAGCAGCTATACGCGCAATAGTCTTTCGGCGTTTTGAATTTGCATAATTGAGCATAGGGAATCTAAGAACTTTTAAAACCACAAAAGTGGCCAAAGCAATAAAAATTGTATTGATTGCAAACAAAAACATGGCACCTTTAAAATAACCCCAGTTACCTTGAGACAATCCATAGCCTGCAGTACAAAGTGGTGGCATTAAAGCGGTAGCAATAGCTACTCCAAAAATTACGGTGGCAATGGTCCCTTTTTTTGTCCTTGCAATAATTAATGCCAAACCACCAAAAAACGCAATCAATACATCCCTAATGTCTGGTTTTACTCTGCCAAGAAGCTCAGAATTATCCTCATATAAAGGGAGAAAATAAAAACAAAAAAAAGCTGTTAACAAACTCAAAAAAACCATAGTGAGCAAGCTAATCAAGGACTTTCGTAGTGTATCAATATCGTTTATAGCAATGGAAAGTCCTACTCCAAGAATCGGGCCCATAAGTGGCGAAATAAGCATCGCCCCAATAACTACTGCTGTAGAATCAGCATTCAACCCAATAGAAGCTACAAAAATCGAGCATATAAGTATCCAAGCGGTTGCCCCTTTAAAAGGAACATCGGCTTTGATGGCAGAAATAGTGGCTTCCCGGTCGGTATCTTCTCTAAAATCGAGCAGCTCAATCAAGAAAACTTTGATCGATGCAACTAGGCCTTTAGCATCAGCTTTTACCGCGGCTGTAGAATCAATAGAGGTGTTATTATCTTCTTGTTGCTCTGGATTATAAATCATAATTAAATAAAATTTCCAACTAAAGTATCGATCTCCATTTTGGGTAGTTTTTCAGTATCTGTATGTTTTCTTTTGGAAATATAAGCAAAATTTTATTCTCTTCAACAATGATGGTTGAATTCAAAACTAGCTATTCAATAATTTTATTTCATTTACTTTCAGCCGTACACACTTATGAATCCAAAAGAACTTCAACTTCTGCATTAGGATTGAATGCATAAGAACGTCCGGATTGAAGTTCAATAGCCTCAAAGCGTGTACGCCTTATTTTTCCCATGCAAAATATTTTACCATTGGATGTTTTAAAGCGGGTTCCTTCAGCAATCTCATAGATATAAGTTTTTTCATTAGGAGGGTCAAATTGTTTAAGGGATCGAGAGAGTAAAATATCAGAATCACTGCTCGCTTTAGGGTTTTTAAAATAATGAGCTAAAAAAGGAAGTGTCTGCGCAGGGAAAATTTCGGGATTAAGAAATGGCAAGGCAAGACGTTGAAAGGTGAGTTTCCACTCATTCCCATGGGGTCTAATATGAGCGCCGAAACTTTTATAAGCCTCGTAATGGGCAATTTCGTGAAGCAAAGTAACCAAAAACCGGTAAGGATTTAGATTTGAGTTTACTGTAATCTGATGATGTACATTACTGCGTTTTATATAGTCTCCGTGACGCGTTTTTCGGGCTTTTTTTACAACCACTTGTAAATGGTCATCATTGAGCAACTGCAAAACCTGATCGCGAGCAGCTTTAGGAATGTAGGATGTTACGTCTTGATTCATATGTACTCATACTACATGCGCTCTGGGACTTGAATGCCGAGCAGACTAAATGCATTTTTTATGGTTTCTCCAACAGCAGCACACAATTGAACTCTAAAACTCATTAGTCCAGAACTCTCGGCACCAAGGATAGAAATGTTCTGATAAAAAGAATTAAATTCTTTGACTAAATCGTACGTATAATTGGCAATAAGCGCAGGACTATAATTAGCCGCGGCTTGTTGAATCACAACTGGGAACACTTCTAATTGCTTCAGCACATTTCGCTCTTTAACACTTAGTGATAGTTTAGAAAAATCTATTTGTCCATCAGTAGGGGCTTTTCTTAAAATGGCCTGAATTCGAGCATATGTGTATTGAATAAAAGGCCCAGTATTTCCTTGAAAATCTACAGATGCTTCAGGATCAAAAAGTATTGATTTTTTAGGATCAACTTTGAGAATAAAATACTTCAAAGCCCCCAAACCTATAATACTATACGTATTGTTTTTTTCAGCCTCTGAGTATCCGTCGAGCTTACCGAGGTCTTGCGATATTAGCTGAGCTGTATTGGTCATTTCTAAAACCAAATCATCTGCGTCAACCACAGTACCTTCGCGGCTTTTCATTTTACCACTTGGTAAATCTACCATACCATAACTTAAATGAAAAAGATTTTGAGCCCATTCAAATCCTAATTTTTTAAGAATATGAAAAAGAACTTTAAAATGATAATCTTGTTCATTACCTACAGTATACACCATTGCAGAGATATCAGGACAATCCTTAACGCGTTGTACCGCTGTTCCAATGTCTTGAGTCATATAAACCGCTGTACCATCTGAACGAAGTACAATTTTTTCATCCAATCCTTCTTCTGCTAAATCACACCATACCGAACCATCGTCTTTTTTGAAAAACACCCCTTTTTTGAGTCCTTCTTCAATAAAAGATTTCCCTAAAAGATAGGTCTCACTTTCATAGTAATAAGAATCAAAATTAACACCTAAATTATTGTAGGTCAATTCGAATCCGTCATATACCCACTGATTCATGGTTTTCCAAAGCTTAACTACCTCAGCATCACCAGCCTCCCATTGACGAAGCATTTCTTGTGCAGCCAAAAGTATAGGCGCTTTAACTTTAGCTTCATCTAATGCCAAACCGTCTTGCTCAAGTTTAGCAATTTCCTTTTTATATTCTTGATCAAATTTTACGTAGAAATTCCCTACAAATTTATCTCCTTTAATTCCGGTAGATTCGGGCGTTTGACCCTGTGCAAAACGTTGCCAAGCCAACATACTTTTACAAATGTGAATCCCTCGGTCATTGATGATTTGTGTTTTGTAGACTTTTTTGCCCGAAGCTTTTAAAATTTCTGCGATACTAAAACCTAAAAGGTTGTTTCTGATGTGCCCTAAATGCAAGGGCTTATTTGTATTCGGAGAGGAGTACTCCACCATTACAGCATCGCTTTGAGCAGCTGAAATAAAACCAAATTTTTCAACTGATTGAATTCGACGAAATAATTGAAAAAAATAAGTATCTGAAAGTACTAAATTTAAAAAGCCCTTCACTACATTAAATGAAACCACTTCGTCTGAACACGCTACTAAATAGGCTCCTAATTGTTCGCCTAGCTGTACTGGATTCATTTTTACCATCCGCAACATTGGAAATGTAACGACAGTAATATCGCCTTCAAAATCTTTTCGAGTAGCCTGAAATTCAATGTGGTCTATCTCCGTCTGAAACTGAGATTTAAATGCTGATTTTATGTGTTGAGAAAGAATTTTTTGAAGACTCATCGACTACTTTTTTTCACAAGCAAAGATACATTTTTTTACCTCTATTAATTAGTCACTTTAGGCAAAAATATCTCAGCCATCATGCAGCGTGCGCTTCCGCCACCGCAAACTTCAATAGTATCAAGAGGGCTTGATATTAGGGTGGTGTGCTTTTCGAGTTGAGTGCGTTGATCAGCGCGAAGAGAATCGAACGAAGACTGGCTCATAACTAGATAGGATTTCTGATCTGCGCCACTAAGCTGAAGCATATTCCCCGCAAATTGATTGATCTGATTTTCTGTGAGGTCGACAATATCTTTGTTAGTTTGTTTTAAATGATTGACTAAGTTTTTACGTTCTTTCTTATCGTCAATAGAATTCAAACATACGAGTGCGAAGGTGGTGCCGACACACATCATGACATTAGTATGGTATATTTTCTTTCGTTTTAGACCAACAGGTTGATAGGCCGAAAACACAACAGGGAAAAAATCAAAATCCTCACAAAATTCAATAAAGAGTGCTTCGTCTGCACGAGGTGATAATGCACAATATGCCTTTCTGTTCTCACGATCTAAAATAATACTCCCTGTGCCTTCTAAAAAAACTTCTTCTTGCTCTGCAGCACTGTAATCAATAATGTGTTCAATAAAAAATCCGTTTTGTTCCACTGCTTCCAAAATAGACTCCTTGCGCTCGTGACGTCTATTTTCTGCAAACATAGGGTATAAAGCGGCGGTGCCATTATGATGAAATGAAATCCAATTATTCGGAAATATTGAATCGGGGGTATCAAATTCCTTAGTGTCATTAACAACAATAACGTGGACACCAACAGAGCGTAATTTGTCTACAAGTGCATCAAATTCTTGGGCAGCTAATCTGTTGACTTCAACGGGTTTTAGGTCCTTTATTTTCTTCTGGTAGTAGTTGTTGACCGCTGTTTGTTCATTCATTCGAAATTGAACAGGACGGATCATCAAAACGGAATTTGTAATTTGTTTATTCATCTATAAGCGAATTAAAGGCAGAGTTGAGCACCTCAAAAGACCTCCTTGCTTGGATATTTCTGAGTAGCTTACCTTTTCTACCTTGAATTTATGAAGTTCTAACCATTTATTTAACCTTGTAAAACCTGCCTCGGAGATAACAACATCATTGGAAATTGAAAAGACATTACAATTCATATTTGCCATTTCTTGTTTAGTTGTTAAATAAATATGCTCTTTGCCAAATAGTTTTTCCAAAAAAATAAAATCCTCTTGATTTGTAAATCCTTCTCTATGCAATAGTGCTTTGCCTCTTCCGAGTGGCTGAAAACAACAATCTAAATGAAGTGCGCCTTCCAATGGATTAGTATTTGACTTTTTCAATTCAAGTGCTTTAACTTTTTTATTGGGGAAAAGTGACCGAAGTGCTTCTACCGCTTGAATATTAGTTCGTGCAGTGATAAAACTTGAGTAATCATCCCCTAAATAAACACCTACAAAAATATAATCATTGTGGACAATCACATCGCCGCCCTCTACATGACATTCTTCTGGAAGTTCGATGCATTTTTGGGAATCAATTTGACGCACAATTTGATCTAAGGCTGAAAATTCCTCTGCACGATCTGGCAATATATTGGATTTGATTAGTTTATCCTCGATTACGAAAGCTATATCTCTAGCGAAAATTTGATTACAATTTTCAATAATATTTGGGCGATACACCTTGACGCCATGCGATTCAAAAATTTGAACTAAGGCGCTCATTTCTTCTACCATATCCTTTTCTGATGGATAGGTGCCTTGAAGAACATGTTTCAGGCTACTAGGGTCGTAGCAAGCTTCTGGAGTTGGGGTAGGGCCGTTACTTTTAGCCACACCGAGAACAACTGCTTTTAATGTACTGAATTCATTTAAAACGTTTAAGTTCAGCATATATGTAGGTATTGATTAGCGCTTTGAAGAAGAGAAAGATCGAGCAGTTTCTCCACTGTATATCTGTCTCGGACGCCCAATTGGTTCTTTACGCAAACGCATTTCGCGCCACTGCCCTATCCACCCTGGTAAACGCCCTAGAGCAAACATAACGGTAAACATATCTACAGGAATTCCCATAGCCCTGTAGATTATACCAGAATAAAAGTCCACATTAGGGTACAGTTTTCTTTGTACAAAATAAGGATCGGCAAGAGCTTCTCTTTCTAAACCTTTGGCAATATCTAAAATAGGGTCTTCTACTCCCAAATCATTTAAAACTTCGTCGGCTGCTACTTTGATAATTTTAGCTCGTGGATCAAAGTTTTTGTACACACGATGACCAAAGCCCATAAGGCGAAACGGATCGCTTTTGTCTTTTGCTTTTGCCATGTATTTCTTGGTGTCTCCTCCATCTTCTTTAATTGCCTCTAACATTTCTAATACTGCTTGGTTTGCTCCTCCGTGAAGTGGACCCCATAAAGCAGAAATACCAGATGAAATTGAAGCAAATAAACCTGCATGTGATGACCCAACAATACGAACAGTAGAAGTCGAGCAGTTTTGCTCGTGATCAGCATGAAGGATGAGTAACTTGTTTAAAGCATTGACAATAATTGGATTTTGCACATAGGCTTTATTTGGTTGCTTAAACATCATTTTCAATACGTTTTCAACAAAACCTAAATCTTCGTCTCCATAATCCAAAGGTAAGCCTTGCTTTTTACGCATTGTCCATGCTACTAAAACAGGAAGTTTTCCGAGAAGCTTAACTACGGAATTATACATGTCTTCTTCTGATTCTACATTTACAGACCCTGGATTAAAAGCTGTGAGTGCTGAAGTGAGCGAAGACAACACACCCATGGGGTGTGCGGATTTTGGGAATGCATCTAATATTTTTCTGATGTCATCATCTACAATAGAATTCTCTTTGATGTCTTCATGAAATTTAGAAAGTTGCTCGTCTGTTGGCAACTCTCCAAAAATTAACAAAAAGGCAACTTCTAAAAAATCAGCTTTTGCTGCAAGTTCTTCAATGGAATACCCTCTGTACCTTAAAATTCCTTTTTCTCCGTCTAAAAAAGTAATTGCACTCTCACAAGAACCTGTATTTTTAAATCCAGGGTCGATAGTAGTTACTCCACCAGTGACTGCACGAAGACTACTGATGTTGATGGCTATTTCTTTTTCAGTTCCGTGGACAATTGGAAAGTCATATTTTTGTCCGTTGAATTCGAGGGTAGCTTTTTCTGACATTATTCAGTAGGAAATTTAAATTATTAGAATCGCAATTTACAAAATCGCCACCTTATTTTCAATAAAAACCTCATATTATTGACGGCCTAAAACAACAAAGCCTCTCAAAAATGAAAGGCTTTGTTAAAACACTAATAAAATGTTTATTTTATTTTAAATGCTTTCTCTTGCGGGTAGTAAGCCATTTGTCCCAATTCTTCTTCAATTCTGAGAAGCTGATTGTACTTGGCCATACGATCGCTTCGAGAGGCAGACCCTGTTTTGATTTGTCCTGTATTGAGCGCTACGGCAAGATCAGCGATAGTGTTGTCCTCTGTTTCTCCTGATCTGTGTGACATTACTGATGTGTACCCTGCGTTGTGTGCCATATTAACGGCTGCAATTGTTTCTGTAAGTGTACCAATTTGATTGACTTTAATAAGAATTGAATTTGCAATGTTATTTTCAATTCCTCTAGACAAACGCTCTACATTTGTCACAAATAAATCGTCCCCAACAAGTTGAACTTTATCCCCTATTTTTTCGGTAAGGTATTTCCAACCTTCCCAATCATTTTCATCCATACCGTCTTCGATTGAAACGATTGGATAATTAGCAGATAATTCAGCTAAGTAATCAGCCTGTTCTTTGCTGCTGCGAACTTTACCATTCGCACCTTCAAACATTGAGTAATCGTATTTTCCATCGACATAAAATTCAGCTGAAGCACAATCTAGAGCAATCATCACTTCGTCACCCAATTTGTACCCTGCCTTTGCTACTGCTTTTGCAATTGTATCAAGCGCATCTTCCGTACCATCTAATGTAGGTGCAAAACCCCCTTCGTCACCAACAGCTGTACTCAAGCCTCTGTCGTGTAATACCTTTTTTAGATTATGAAAAATCTCAGTTCCAATCTGCATTGCATGTGTAAAGTTTTTGGCTTTTACTGGCATTATCATAAATTCTTGAAATG contains:
- the argS gene encoding arginine--tRNA ligase, which codes for MSLQKILSQHIKSAFKSQFQTEIDHIEFQATRKDFEGDITVVTFPMLRMVKMNPVQLGEQLGAYLVACSDEVVSFNVVKGFLNLVLSDTYFFQLFRRIQSVEKFGFISAAQSDAVMVEYSSPNTNKPLHLGHIRNNLLGFSIAEILKASGKKVYKTQIINDRGIHICKSMLAWQRFAQGQTPESTGIKGDKFVGNFYVKFDQEYKKEIAKLEQDGLALDEAKVKAPILLAAQEMLRQWEAGDAEVVKLWKTMNQWVYDGFELTYNNLGVNFDSYYYESETYLLGKSFIEEGLKKGVFFKKDDGSVWCDLAEEGLDEKIVLRSDGTAVYMTQDIGTAVQRVKDCPDISAMVYTVGNEQDYHFKVLFHILKKLGFEWAQNLFHLSYGMVDLPSGKMKSREGTVVDADDLVLEMTNTAQLISQDLGKLDGYSEAEKNNTYSIIGLGALKYFILKVDPKKSILFDPEASVDFQGNTGPFIQYTYARIQAILRKAPTDGQIDFSKLSLSVKERNVLKQLEVFPVVIQQAAANYSPALIANYTYDLVKEFNSFYQNISILGAESSGLMSFRVQLCAAVGETIKNAFSLLGIQVPERM
- a CDS encoding citrate synthase, which encodes MSEKATLEFNGQKYDFPIVHGTEKEIAINISSLRAVTGGVTTIDPGFKNTGSCESAITFLDGEKGILRYRGYSIEELAAKADFLEVAFLLIFGELPTDEQLSKFHEDIKENSIVDDDIRKILDAFPKSAHPMGVLSSLTSALTAFNPGSVNVESEEDMYNSVVKLLGKLPVLVAWTMRKKQGLPLDYGDEDLGFVENVLKMMFKQPNKAYVQNPIIVNALNKLLILHADHEQNCSTSTVRIVGSSHAGLFASISSGISALWGPLHGGANQAVLEMLEAIKEDGGDTKKYMAKAKDKSDPFRLMGFGHRVYKNFDPRAKIIKVAADEVLNDLGVEDPILDIAKGLEREALADPYFVQRKLYPNVDFYSGIIYRAMGIPVDMFTVMFALGRLPGWIGQWREMRLRKEPIGRPRQIYSGETARSFSSSKR
- the ctlX gene encoding citrulline utilization hydrolase CtlX, producing the protein MNKQITNSVLMIRPVQFRMNEQTAVNNYYQKKIKDLKPVEVNRLAAQEFDALVDKLRSVGVHVIVVNDTKEFDTPDSIFPNNWISFHHNGTAALYPMFAENRRHERKESILEAVEQNGFFIEHIIDYSAAEQEEVFLEGTGSIILDRENRKAYCALSPRADEALFIEFCEDFDFFPVVFSAYQPVGLKRKKIYHTNVMMCVGTTFALVCLNSIDDKKERKNLVNHLKQTNKDIVDLTENQINQFAGNMLQLSGADQKSYLVMSQSSFDSLRADQRTQLEKHTTLISSPLDTIEVCGGGSARCMMAEIFLPKVTN
- a CDS encoding DUF389 domain-containing protein, with product MIYNPEQQEDNNTSIDSTAAVKADAKGLVASIKVFLIELLDFREDTDREATISAIKADVPFKGATAWILICSIFVASIGLNADSTAVVIGAMLISPLMGPILGVGLSIAINDIDTLRKSLISLLTMVFLSLLTAFFCFYFLPLYEDNSELLGRVKPDIRDVLIAFFGGLALIIARTKKGTIATVIFGVAIATALMPPLCTAGYGLSQGNWGYFKGAMFLFAINTIFIALATFVVLKVLRFPMLNYANSKRRKTIARIAALIAFAMMLPAGWTFYDVIKESQYKSDYKNYLKKEIENNTSLWLQREQLDTKSKTITLNFNGDINDATKSDLLNEIQGYEYLKDFKLIINGNSNRSTDKILELYDIALDKIDERDKKIERLTFTIDSLKLAASSKHNSIYGFNFIDLAKDAKIQFSELESFSFAQTLRSPNFKTVDTVLVATTRWNSSVSDSLLSQKNANLKIWLEQEFDDDIEILTY
- a CDS encoding SprT-like domain-containing protein translates to MNQDVTSYIPKAARDQVLQLLNDDHLQVVVKKARKTRHGDYIKRSNVHHQITVNSNLNPYRFLVTLLHEIAHYEAYKSFGAHIRPHGNEWKLTFQRLALPFLNPEIFPAQTLPFLAHYFKNPKASSDSDILLSRSLKQFDPPNEKTYIYEIAEGTRFKTSNGKIFCMGKIRRTRFEAIELQSGRSYAFNPNAEVEVLLDS
- the eno gene encoding phosphopyruvate hydratase translates to MSIILDIHARQILDSRGNPTVEVDVTTENGFVGRAAVPSGASTGEHEAVELRDGGDTYMGKGVAKAVSNVNTVISEALIGASIFEQNLIDQTMIDLDGTPNKSKLGANAILGVSLAVAKAAAAELGIPLYRYVGGVSANTLPVPMMNIINGGSHSDAPIAFQEFMIMPVKAKNFTHAMQIGTEIFHNLKKVLHDRGLSTAVGDEGGFAPTLDGTEDALDTIAKAVAKAGYKLGDEVMIALDCASAEFYVDGKYDYSMFEGANGKVRSSKEQADYLAELSANYPIVSIEDGMDENDWEGWKYLTEKIGDKVQLVGDDLFVTNVERLSRGIENNIANSILIKVNQIGTLTETIAAVNMAHNAGYTSVMSHRSGETEDNTIADLAVALNTGQIKTGSASRSDRMAKYNQLLRIEEELGQMAYYPQEKAFKIK
- a CDS encoding dimethylarginine dimethylaminohydrolase family protein, whose protein sequence is MLNLNVLNEFSTLKAVVLGVAKSNGPTPTPEACYDPSSLKHVLQGTYPSEKDMVEEMSALVQIFESHGVKVYRPNIIENCNQIFARDIAFVIEDKLIKSNILPDRAEEFSALDQIVRQIDSQKCIELPEECHVEGGDVIVHNDYIFVGVYLGDDYSSFITARTNIQAVEALRSLFPNKKVKALELKKSNTNPLEGALHLDCCFQPLGRGKALLHREGFTNQEDFIFLEKLFGKEHIYLTTKQEMANMNCNVFSISNDVVISEAGFTRLNKWLELHKFKVEKVSYSEISKQGGLLRCSTLPLIRL